DNA from Spirochaeta lutea:
GACGGGCGATATCTGGCCGAAATGCAGATAGGGGCTCAGGTTAGATTGCACCCCCAGGCTCGGATCGCTGCGGTCTTGGGCGAATCGGTGCAGTCCTGTGTTTAGAAAGTGATCCAGGTGGGCCTGGGCCTGGGTCGCTCCGCCCTGGAAGACCGGACTGATGCCGGGAGTAGGGGAGAGCCCCAGAAGAGATGCCAACTGATCTGGCTGGGTGATGGAGGATGGCTGCAAGGACCGAGCATTCGTGGCCTCCTCGAGGCGGTCCGGCAGGGAATCACCCAGGGATGGTAGCCCGGCCGGGGAGGGAAGTTCATAATCGCTTATGTAATGGTTCCACATGGAGGTGACCCGGCGGCGGATGCTGGCTGCGGAGTAGGCTTCCTTGGTGCTTGCCAGGTGCAGGGGGACGACCACCTCGGATTCGACCTCCACGGCCTGGCAGTCCAGAGCAGGGTATATTGCGCTGCGCCAGTGCCGGGGGGTGCGGAGGTAGGCTTTCTCGGTTACCACCGCCGAAGCATCAAGACGCCTCGCCAGACCCGGGATGCAGTCCTCTGGATGGCCGTGGTAGATTACCAGGGGGATGCCCAGGTCTGAAAGATTCGCGGCGGTTTCCCGAATCCCCTGCCACATGAACCAATAATGCCGCAGATTGGCCTCGGGAAAGGCAGTCAAACAGAAAACCACCACCAAGGGTACCTGTTTTTTCGCGGCAAGCTCTATTGAATAGCCCAGGGCATAGTTATGCCGGATTCGTTGGGCAGCCTGCATCCAGTAGAGGACAGGCCCGGAATCTCCCATGGGCTTGGGGTTTACAAGACGTATTCGCTGTTCCATATTTGTAATATACTACTATCGTTATGGATGAAAAACCGCAGATCCTTATCATTGAGGATGAATATGTACCGGCAACCCTCTATAAAACCGTCATTGAGGAAGGCGGGCTCGGCACGGCCCTGATTTGTACCGATAGCCGCCAAGCCCTGGCGATGATGGAGAACAAGCCCATAGCCTTGGTCCTCCTGGATTTAATAATGCCCTTTGTGGGCGGACAAGAACTTCTTGAGAAGATTACCGTTCAGTATCCCCACATACCAGTCATTATCCTTACGGGGGAAGAGAAGCTGGAAACTGCCGTGGAATGCATGAAGCGCGGAGCCTTCGATTTCATGACCAAACCGGTGGACTCAACCCGGCTGAATATGGCGATCCGCCATGCTCTGACCATCCGGGAGCTGCAGCGGGAGGTGAGCAAGCTCTCTCGTCTGGCGGAGGACCAGGATCTTGAGCATCCTGAGGCGTTTGCAGGGATAGTAACCCGGTCGGCGAAGATGTTCCGGATTTTTTCCTACCTGGAGGCAGTGGCCGATTCGCCCAAGCCGATTCTTTTGACCGGAGAGAGCGGAACCGGTAAGGAGCTTCTTGCCCAGGCAATTCACCGTTTAGCCAGACCGGATGAGCCCTTTGTGGCGGTAAACGTGTCGGGGATTGAGGACATGGTATTCAGCGATTCCCTCTTCGGTCACCGCCGGGGCAGTTTTACCGGAGCGGACCGGCCCCGGAAGGGATTCATCGAGGAAGCCGGAAAAGGAACCCTCTTTCTTGACGAGATTGGTGACCTGGGCCAAAGTTCCCAGATCAAACTTCTGAGGCTGCTTCAGGAGGGAGAGTATTATCCCCTAGGTTCCGATACCCCCCGGATGAGCCAGGCCAGGATCGTGGCGGCCACCAATGCTTCCCTCTCCGAGTTGGTTCGCCAGGGCAATTTCCGCCGGGATCTCTATTACCGGCTTATTGCACACCAGGTTATTCTTCCGCCCCTCCGGGAGCGGCGGGAGGATGTAGCCGAATTAGCCTATCATTTTTTAAAACAAGCCGATCGGGAGTTTCGGCGGGGTATTCGGTTCCGGATTCCCGATGATCTCCTGAAAGCGATGACGGAGTACGATTTTCCTGGAAATGTCCGGGAATTGCAGGGGATGATGTATAATGCAGTAGGCGCTAGTCAGGGTGAGGAGCTGCAGGTGCAGGTTATCCGGGACTATCTCTCCGCCGCGGGTATGGATGCCCGACTAGATACTGTGGTGTCGCCGTCGGAGGATGGCGGCGCGTTCGAATCTTCCCCAAATAAGGCAGTTCATGGTCCGGAGGGTTTGGTGCTCACCGGAACAGGAGTTCCGACTATGGCGGCGGTGGAGGATTTTCTGTATGATCGTGCCTTGGCCCTTTGTGAGGGCAACCAAAGTAAAGCGGCTTCCATGTTAGGTGTGAGCCAGTCCACCCTGAGCCGCTGGCTGCGTCGGAATCAGTCGTAAAACTGGATGATTTGGCCGAGGTGAGAGAAGAGGAGTAGGTGTTGTATGCGTAGTAAAGGTGATTTTCCGAATCTGAATGAAAAGTCCCCTGAGGGAATGAGTCCTGAAGGTAGACCGTATCGGGTTCTGATCTGTGATGATTCCATGTTTATTGCCAAGCAGCTGAGTCAGATTCTGACCTCTGCGGGTTTCGAGGTTGTCGGTACTGCGGGAGACGGGGAGGAAGCCTTGATGAAGTTCAAGGAGCTGCACCCCAATGTTGATCTGGTGACCATGGATAT
Protein-coding regions in this window:
- a CDS encoding sigma-54-dependent transcriptional regulator, translated to MDEKPQILIIEDEYVPATLYKTVIEEGGLGTALICTDSRQALAMMENKPIALVLLDLIMPFVGGQELLEKITVQYPHIPVIILTGEEKLETAVECMKRGAFDFMTKPVDSTRLNMAIRHALTIRELQREVSKLSRLAEDQDLEHPEAFAGIVTRSAKMFRIFSYLEAVADSPKPILLTGESGTGKELLAQAIHRLARPDEPFVAVNVSGIEDMVFSDSLFGHRRGSFTGADRPRKGFIEEAGKGTLFLDEIGDLGQSSQIKLLRLLQEGEYYPLGSDTPRMSQARIVAATNASLSELVRQGNFRRDLYYRLIAHQVILPPLRERREDVAELAYHFLKQADREFRRGIRFRIPDDLLKAMTEYDFPGNVRELQGMMYNAVGASQGEELQVQVIRDYLSAAGMDARLDTVVSPSEDGGAFESSPNKAVHGPEGLVLTGTGVPTMAAVEDFLYDRALALCEGNQSKAASMLGVSQSTLSRWLRRNQS
- a CDS encoding deoxyribodipyrimidine photo-lyase translates to MEQRIRLVNPKPMGDSGPVLYWMQAAQRIRHNYALGYSIELAAKKQVPLVVVFCLTAFPEANLRHYWFMWQGIRETAANLSDLGIPLVIYHGHPEDCIPGLARRLDASAVVTEKAYLRTPRHWRSAIYPALDCQAVEVESEVVVPLHLASTKEAYSAASIRRRVTSMWNHYISDYELPSPAGLPSLGDSLPDRLEEATNARSLQPSSITQPDQLASLLGLSPTPGISPVFQGGATQAQAHLDHFLNTGLHRFAQDRSDPSLGVQSNLSPYLHFGQISPVDAALQASQFWKGPQNRRFNPQLQAVPLEPLDAFLEELIVRRELSFNYVYYNPRYDEYEGLPSWALKTLAEHREDPRPYEYSYQELEAAQTHDPYWNASQREMVITGKMAGYMRMYWGKKILEWTRDPKTAFNTALKLNNTYELDGRDPSSFAGVAWCFGKHDRPWAQRAIFGTVRYMNDRGLERKFNIRDYAGHWNHPNP
- a CDS encoding response regulator: MRSKGDFPNLNEKSPEGMSPEGRPYRVLICDDSMFIAKQLSQILTSAGFEVVGTAGDGEEALMKFKELHPNVDLVTMDITMPKMDGVTTLQKIMEFDSKARVVMISALGKNDLVKNSLIIGARNYIVKPLDRKKVLERILMALQ